CTTTCGCCTTTTCAGTACCGCTATGGCTATTTTGAAATAATTTTTAAGCATGGCTTGAATATTTTAAAGTGATTACTGAACCTGCGAACCATCAAACAACCGCACTAAGCGGTGAGTTTTGTGTGCCATATTCTCGTCGTGCGTAACCATTACGATGGTTGTGCCGTCCTTTTGGTTCAATTGCATCAGGATGTCCATAATTTCGTTGCCCATGGCACTGTCGAGGTTACCCGTAGGCTCGTCGGCCAGGATAATTTCCGGCCTGCCAACTATCGCCCTGGCTATCGCCACACGCTGCTTTTGACCACCGGATAATTGAGTAGGAAAGTGCTTGATGCGGTTAGATAGTCCGACTTTGGCCAAAGCTTCTGTGGCCAGTTGCTTTCTTTCTTTAGCGGTTACATCACGGTAAAGCAATGGTAATTCCACGTTATCCAGCACCTGCAAGTCGTTTATCAAATGATAGCTCTGAAAAATGAAGCCCAATTTTTTGTTACGGAATTGTGCCAGCTGCTTATCGTTCAGGCTCTCTGTTCTCTGGTCGGCTATGCGTACATCGCCTTTGGTGGGCGCATCAAGCAGCCCCATAATATTAAGTAATGTACTTTTTCCGCAACCCGACGGGCCCATAATGGATAGGAATTCGCCTTTGGCAATATCCAGGCTTACACTACTCAGTGCCAGTGTTTCAACTGTATCGGTGCGGTAAACTTTTTCGATGTTTTGTAAACTTATCATATCGTTGTTTTCTATTTAAGGTTATTTATAAGTGATCTTTTGATTCGAGTCGAAATCAAAAAGTGACAGATAACGCAATTGATAGTAAGCGCTCCAGAAATCGCGCAGCGCGGCCACATAATCCCTTTTTGCCTGGTCATTTTCCTGGAAGGCAATGCTGAGGTCGGTGATGCTTAAATTACCCAACACATATCGCTCCTTTGCTATCTGATATTTTTCCCCCGCAATACTATCAGCCTGGGCTGTCAGGCCCACCTGCTCTTTCATTTGGTTGAATAGGGTAACCTGCGTTACGATCTGTTGTTTAAATGTTTGCTTATCCTGCTCCACTGCATATTCTGTAAATTTCTCATTGGCTTCGGCTGTTTTGATCTTCGATTTTGACCGGCCCCAATCCAAAACAGGGATACTAAAAGTCAATTGTATCAGCTGTTGTGTTTGTGGCGAGCGGTAGACCCCAGCGATATTAGGAGCCGAGTTTGACGTACCCAGGTTTGCGGTTAATGCGGCAGTAAGGCCGGTTTGGCCATGTGCTATGGCTACATCGCGTTTGGCTTCGGCTATTCTTCTTACAAACGCAATGGCATCCGACCGGTTGGCATAAGCTTCTTCCAGAACCCTGTCAGCCGATACGGTCATTGAACTGATACTCTCCGGAACAATTAAAGTTATCCGGTCGTCACCTTCCTGGCTGATATAACTGCGCAAGTTGAGCGTTGCTAACTCCATGTCGCGTTTGGCATTACCAACGGCCTTTTTTGCGTTTAATAATTCGAGTTGTAGCTGCAATATTTCGTTCCGGGTGATCTTACCCATCTGGAATTTAGTATTCGCAATCTTGAGGATATTTTCTGTATTTGAATAGTTGGTTTGTGCTATCTGCAAATTTACCTGTGCAAGCAGCAGGTCGAAAAAGTAGCCTGTCGCAGTAATTGATATCTGTTCCTGGGCCTCGATATAAGCCTGCTTGCTTTCGTTATAAAGCAGCGGCTGTATCCTTTTTTCCCACTTTAAGCTATTGTATTGGCCCAACGGCTGACTTATACCTATAGCGTAAGGAACACCATTATACAACACATTATGCCTGTCAAAATCGTCGAAGCGTTGCAGCTGGGTTTGGCCATAAATGGTTGCACCGGTAGCAGTAATGCTCTGACTGAAGTTTAGCGTCATTTCGGAGTTATCATTATGTATCGGCTGAAAAAGTATCGTACCATCGGGTTGCAAAACCTGAAGGTTGGTTTTGCTGTAACCCGGCAAGTTGCCGGTTAATGAAAGCTGGGGGTTATAGTTGGATTTAAATGTACGCCATTGCCAGTATTTGGTTTCGCGCGTGGTAACAGCCTGTTTGGATGCGATAGAGTTTCCCTTGGCCAGTTCCACCACATCGTGTAAGGTAAGCCTGATGGTATCCCCGCCCGAACAAAAGGCTGTTGTGCTAAGTAATAGTAATATTGCTGTATATAAAAATTTCATTGCTAATTCGATCTAATGTTACTGATGTCCGGCAGCACTCTCTGGTCACTTAATGTTCAACTCCTTCGTGTTTTTATACTCGCTCATATCCGAGGTTATCACTTCGTCACCTTGCTTTATCCCGTTCACTACTTCTACATAGTCAAAATTGCTCAGGCCGGTATGAACAGAGTGTTTTACGGCCCTGTTGCCATTGATGACAAAAACATCCTGCGGACTTGCGCCTTTAAATGCCGCACCGTTTGCTACACGCAACACCTTAGTGTGCACAGCAGTTACCAGGAAAACATCCACTTTCATATTTGGGCGCAACTGCTTGTTGTTGCGCTCTTCCAGCTGAATATCAAAATAGATAATGCCGTTTTGCACCGACGGATTAACATTTGATACGGTTCCCTTTAATTGGGTATCGTTAATGCGGACGATAACCGGCATACCTGTATGCAATTGGTCGAGATAAGTATCTGAAAGGCTCCCGGTAACTTTAAAGCTGCTGAGATCGGCTATACGGGCCAGGGTCTCGCCTTCTTTTATATTGGCCCCGATATTTTTGTTGACAAAAGTCACAACCCCGCTTCGGGTAGCCACCACGTCGGCAAGTTTCAATTTACGCTCCAGTTCATTCAGGTCGTTCTGCTGGATGTCGGCGGCTATTTCAGCCTCTTTCTCCTCTATCAGCATGGTTTTCTGTTTGCTTTTTATCTCGTTCTCTATTTGCTTTTTTTCCAGCATTGCAACTTTAAGGTTCAATTCGGCCTGCTCTATATCTTCGCGCGTGCCACCACCTGCTTTATAAAGGCGCTTTGCATTTTCAACAGCATCTTTCAAATTGCCTATGCGCAGTTCCTTTATGTCGTTGTTGGATTGTATATCGAAATAACTTTTATCCAGATCAAGCTTGAGTTTGGCTATCTCGGCGCGCTTGGTCTCTAACTGAAATTTCTGTTTGGCGTAATCGTTTTCCGATGCTGATTTATCAAGGGTAAGTATAGACTGGCCAGCTTTTACCTTACCACCGGCATCAGTCACTACTTTTTTTATCGACGCGTTCACCGGGCTTGTGATGATCTCTTCAAACTCGGGTAACACCTCGCCCGAAGCGTTCAATGTATTTTCTACATCCCCTATTTCAACTTTAGCCGTTGTTATTTCTGCCCGGGTTACAGAGGAGCCGAGAAATATTCTGATAAGCCATATAACAATTGCTATAACGGCAATAGCTATTATGATGACAACAGTTGTTTTCTTTCGTTTCTGTACTAGTACTTCCTGGGTAATTTCGGTATCCATGTATGCAATTTTGCCTTAACAGTTTACAAGCGCCATACCAAACACAAATACTTATAAATCAATTGTTTACTATTTATAAATTTCAAGAAAGTGTCCGATACCGGACAGATTTAACGATTTCGGGCAGGCTAAATCAATTCATTTGCACCGCAGATGATTTTTTTGATTTTTATTATCCCTGTTTGTATATTTATCTAAGTATCAACCTATTTATCAATTTACCTTAACTTAAATCATTATGAAAAAGATCTATCTTATTTTAGGGTTTTTGCTTTTTTCCTGCTTGTTTTTT
Above is a window of Mucilaginibacter ginsenosidivorans DNA encoding:
- a CDS encoding ABC transporter ATP-binding protein is translated as MISLQNIEKVYRTDTVETLALSSVSLDIAKGEFLSIMGPSGCGKSTLLNIMGLLDAPTKGDVRIADQRTESLNDKQLAQFRNKKLGFIFQSYHLINDLQVLDNVELPLLYRDVTAKERKQLATEALAKVGLSNRIKHFPTQLSGGQKQRVAIARAIVGRPEIILADEPTGNLDSAMGNEIMDILMQLNQKDGTTIVMVTHDENMAHKTHRLVRLFDGSQVQ
- a CDS encoding TolC family protein, with product MKFLYTAILLLLSTTAFCSGGDTIRLTLHDVVELAKGNSIASKQAVTTRETKYWQWRTFKSNYNPQLSLTGNLPGYSKTNLQVLQPDGTILFQPIHNDNSEMTLNFSQSITATGATIYGQTQLQRFDDFDRHNVLYNGVPYAIGISQPLGQYNSLKWEKRIQPLLYNESKQAYIEAQEQISITATGYFFDLLLAQVNLQIAQTNYSNTENILKIANTKFQMGKITRNEILQLQLELLNAKKAVGNAKRDMELATLNLRSYISQEGDDRITLIVPESISSMTVSADRVLEEAYANRSDAIAFVRRIAEAKRDVAIAHGQTGLTAALTANLGTSNSAPNIAGVYRSPQTQQLIQLTFSIPVLDWGRSKSKIKTAEANEKFTEYAVEQDKQTFKQQIVTQVTLFNQMKEQVGLTAQADSIAGEKYQIAKERYVLGNLSITDLSIAFQENDQAKRDYVAALRDFWSAYYQLRYLSLFDFDSNQKITYK
- a CDS encoding efflux RND transporter periplasmic adaptor subunit, whose amino-acid sequence is MDTEITQEVLVQKRKKTTVVIIIAIAVIAIVIWLIRIFLGSSVTRAEITTAKVEIGDVENTLNASGEVLPEFEEIITSPVNASIKKVVTDAGGKVKAGQSILTLDKSASENDYAKQKFQLETKRAEIAKLKLDLDKSYFDIQSNNDIKELRIGNLKDAVENAKRLYKAGGGTREDIEQAELNLKVAMLEKKQIENEIKSKQKTMLIEEKEAEIAADIQQNDLNELERKLKLADVVATRSGVVTFVNKNIGANIKEGETLARIADLSSFKVTGSLSDTYLDQLHTGMPVIVRINDTQLKGTVSNVNPSVQNGIIYFDIQLEERNNKQLRPNMKVDVFLVTAVHTKVLRVANGAAFKGASPQDVFVINGNRAVKHSVHTGLSNFDYVEVVNGIKQGDEVITSDMSEYKNTKELNIK